aacacaccCTATTCATTGTTGATAAGGTAGTTTTGTATTGTAACACTACGTTACGCTTAAGAACGTCATTTTCGTTCTGTCactgtcaaattatttttctcgactaccttattttgtttgtataaataaatacaatcactaagaaaatctaatattttaatttaaaaaaactttcttaacaaaatggTTTGCGAGAAATGTGAAGCTAAATTATCTAAAATAATCACACCCGATCCATGGAAAGCAGGAGCCCGGAATACAACCAAACCAGGAGGAAGAAAAGTCAATGAAAACAAAGCCCTAACGAGCGCTCGAGAAAAAGCAAGTCCCATGTCCAGATCACTTGCTCCTTGCCGGTAAATgatttacataaatatacatttttcagcaactaataaaaataaataattgtaggATATGTCGCCAAAAAGTCTACCAAGCGGGATCTCATTATTGTCAATCGTGTGCCTACAAAAAGGGAATCTGTGCGATGTGTGGCAAGAAGTTGATGGACACAAAGATGTACAAACAAAGTTCTGTTTAAAACcaattctaatatttttaattattgtaactAGATAGATTGTTATGATgtttaacaaaaactaataaaatatatttaagattttttaatcaACAAGTGTTTGGTTCTATGAAACAAAAGGTACTTATTCTTTAAGACGTTTGTCATTGCTTTCTATAAAACAATGAAATCATACGAAATGtgtaaaaaaatttaccaaaccCATTTGTTATAAGGGTTTAAATACTAAAACAACAACTTGATTGTGCTACCACATGACCTCAGTTACATATGTTTCACGGGTGCTAACCCACCAGATCATTGAAAATCTTTTTACAGTCTCTGAGGATCAATCCTTGACCAATAAGCTTACGCATCCTAAGCTGCCTCAATACAAGCTTTATGCATATGTCTCTAATTTATTACTTCaatataagttttattaattctcGTAAATATTTATGTCTAAGCCAAAGTTTggatgttaaatttattttaaaaatatatgcgtCATGATGTTCTAAGGATAGTCAGTCTCATAATCCAACCATTTACTGCAAACAAATCAAAAGACCGAAACCAAATTAGAAAACCaaacttaagaaaacaaaattcaaaccaCAAAACTCACATTAGATCCCACTGCTATTGGTCGAGAGTTGTTCTTATGCACATTACCGTTTTCAACAACTTCTGCTGAACAGTTTGATGGCGGCACACTTGATCCTCGGAAAGAAATTGCATTTTTCGATTCTCCGTCCTTATTACTTGTCGTCGTTGTGTCGTCACTTTGCTTTATATTCAATGTGTGAACAGAGTCACGACGTTTGGCAATTTCTTCTGGTTTCATGTACATCAAGTCAATGTCAGTCAAATCAATCTTAGGCTCCttagaaagaaaacaaatcattCTTGAAACTGGCGAAAGAAACAAATACCATCTGCTTACCTCTATCAAAGCAGCTGCGGGAACTTTCAAATGATATCCTTCGGAGCATAACTTTTGTAGCAATTCTATTCCGGTGTCTCGATCATCGACGTACTTTGTTTCCCATGCGTCCAGTAGGCGATTATAGTAGCGGGGATTCTCGATGTAGGCAAGGAACTTGTATGAATCGGCAGTGGGGAAGATTCGTTCCAATGGTTCACAGCGGTTCCGTTCGTCCTCGGATATAACAAGACATCGAACATCGTCAGGAGTTAGATTTTCCAAAATCGAATCTAAATACTGAGGAGTAAAAAAGTTGATAGGATAAAGTAAACCAATGACTCAAAAGTTTTTCTCCTCACATCCTCACGAATCTCAATCAAGCGACTGGTAaagaaattgtgttttttggtCTCTTCGGGTGACAGAATTGGTGTAAACAGATGTCTATCGTAGCAGAGCGGCCCTGTCATTTTAAGTTCATTTAAGATCTCCGCTTGTTGTCGAACACTTAGCTTTGGTGGCACCTTTAAGGAAAGAAGAGAGGAAGGACATAAAAATCACAGTTCACAGTTTTTCCCTCATGGAACTCGTTACTTGATAGAGAGCAGTATTGAGGACACCTCGAATGAGAGGACCCTTCACATGAAGATCCAGTGGCAACTCCGAGTGTAACGATGGTGATATGTTGATTTCCAACAACCACGGCACCAGATTCTCGTCCAGCAGAACATCAAAACCGAAAAGCTCATAACAATTGTATCGACTATTCACATTCTGTCGATACATTCGATTCAAACAGCCCTCGCCACTGATCAGAGACTTAATAGCTAAATTGCGAAGTGTAGCCCAGAGTCGTTTAGTGTCCACTTCGCGCTTTTCAAGATACGACCATAGGGATTGCAGCGTCCATTTGTGTCCTTGACAGGCATTGATGTCTTCATTCTTGGCATAGTTCTCGGATAGTTTGTTGATACTGTAGTTCGTGAGATGCATACACCGGTCGTTAAGGGATGACAATTCCGAACTATATTTCACTAGAATTTAAAAGAGAAACAAGATTAGGTTGAAGAAATCGATGGATGGATAAACGAACCTGAAGCAAATCTCGCTAAACCATTTTTGTAGATGTAAATTCGTAGAGGATTGATCGATGTCACGAGAACGTAAAGTCGCAGGTCgaatttgttttcattgatTAGAAGAGGTTTTTCGATGtacctttaaaaattaattgaaacaaaattaggATAAATCTTGCGTTGAAGTCTCGTGAACAGAAGCTATTTTTGAATATCATAAAAACTTCAACTTACTTTTGAACAACAACTGATTTGTCTTTTGGTATCTGAGACCACTTATTGACTACACTTATGCCTGCACCGCGAGCACTTGCCGGTGGCTTGACTATCCACTTTGTAGAATGTGCCGACGATCGAGGCCAAACTTTCTTCAATGCTGCTATTTCATCTGGCAATATGTAAGttctaagaaaaatacaaaatcaaaagtCTTTCAAGTTTTCAAGTTGGTTTGTCATCCTTACTTCTGCATAAATCCAAATTCACTTTTTCCATGTTTGGTCATGAAAGTCCTCAAATTCCGCCACATACTGTCCTTCCGTCCGATGCGAAATGATCCAGGCATGTGATTGAATTTTTGGTGCGAGCGAATGGTTTTGAATCCAGGACTTCGCATGTGCTTCTCCCACACTGCAATCCAATCGGTTGTCTCTGCAGGCGATATAAAAATTGAGGGttatctccttttttttttcttttttttaaactcacttttaattaaacggAATCCCGAATTGAAGATCACTCGACGAACGATTCGGGGCATCACCGGACTTAATCTCCATTTGAGAATCTTATGCAGGGCGCTTGGAACATTTGGACCCTTTTCGACATGCGAGGAGAACGTAATGTAGGGTGCAACATTGGGGAACAAACTCGGCGTAAGAATGGAGTCGGGATTCGGTATCGTCACTGTGACTGCTTCACTCATGAATTGTATATCCGAATCACTGTCCAACACGAACGGGCAGCCACCAGAATAAGCCTCCTCGTCGTCATCGGAGTCTTCTTCGAAAACATTCAAGTCATCAATATCTAATGGAAAAGAAGGGAGCATAGATTTAcccaatataaaaaagaaggaaataaaacaaacctCCAATATCATCAATTGAATTAATGTCATCATCGTCAACATCCGGATGACTGCATGCATCATCGTCAGGTGGTGGCGAGTCACCTTTAGATTCTTCGGAAACGGTTAGTCGAAGGGGCCGGCTGAGTATTAACTTGAGTCTTTCGACGCCGTCTTCGTCTTCTTTCGGGGGACCGAGcagtttattagttttttgtttttggtgagTTGTTAAGCGAACACCCAAAGCGGAAGAAGCGGAGGAGGTGGAATTGTTATTATAAGATTGCGGCAGCTGATTGCCACTTTGTTGGGATGATTGTAATCTCGTTGCAGCGAGATCaggaattttatttgaattaagcAAGCTACTGGCATGAAATGAGTTAACTATTATTTTGGCAGTCGAGCCAGTCGATTCTTGGTGCTGGTGGTTGTGGCTTggattttggttttggttttgattttgatttagattttggttttgattttgaggcatgttattgttattattatggcGCATAGCGTTGCTGGTTGATTGATTTAGCGTTATTGTTGTAGTCTCTTCTCGGGGCcgctttaaatttaactttttttagaaagtGTTTAAGGAAAAGCCACCCAGTTTTCACAAacattaaatgaaacaaaaagaaaacaaaacacacagaAAAAAACATGCAGAGTTAGTTGCAGGTATGATTAGAGACATAATACTTGTTGTGTAGTGTTTACACGACATTTAAGAcgtattatttacattttacaatTAAATCTACTTACCCCTTCGTAGCCTGCCGCGTTGTGGTTGTGTCCGTTTTGTTGGGATGTGATGCGTCTTTTGTTAGTCGCAGCGGCAGTAAGAGACAGCTGAGAGGCGCATCCTTCAGGCGTGTGAGCGTGGTTGTGAGTGGAGAGCATCTGTTGTATTCTCACCTGATTCTTGTAGCTCTCTATGTCTCTCAGCCAGGACTCGTGGAAGTCTTGAATCTCTATCGATTGATTGATTTTCTTATTGTGATGATTTGTGTTATGATTATTAGGTTTGGTTGATGCATTTTCCTTGGTGTTCTCTTTGACGTGTGTCGGAGGCAATCTTTTTTCACTAATTGGGGCCATTATACTCGTTTAGTGGTTCGTAGTGTTGCGTGGTTAACTTCAATCCTTAGACTCACGACTTACTGTCTGCTGCTGAATCGCTGCGCTGCTGGCAGAGTAACATATAAAGTTAGTCAGTTTTAGTTAGTCGCACTGCACCGGACAGTGTTAGATAAGTTAATCATATGACGATCGATAAATCACCGATCGATCCACTTCTGCTCCGAGCACGTTTCGTGACTATTACACCTCGAGAGGTGCATCTATCTggtcttctttttttacttcaatGCAAGTTTTGGCATCAATTCAAAGGTTCATTACTtgagaaaagaagaagaagagagaCAAGACCAAGACAGAATAGAATGAATACCTATGCGATAAAAGGAAGCACAGCATAGCACAGTCTTATTGTATTAGGCACATGTTTGTCTACACAAAGGGCAACATATCGAAGTGGAGGCGGTGTgcaatttggtttattttgtgcATCAGCCAGACATGTCATGTTGTACATTTGGGAACAAACGAAGGTGACAAATTGGATTGTGACCGTGGCGGGGTCGCATTTTCGGCATTCTTTGGACCATAAATAGGTAAAACCAAAATAGATGTAAACTTATGCAAAAAGTaatttgttaacaacaaaaagaaatagttt
This window of the Eupeodes corollae chromosome 3, idEupCoro1.1, whole genome shotgun sequence genome carries:
- the LOC129951197 gene encoding tubulin monoglutamylase TTLL4 isoform X2, whose protein sequence is MAPISEKRLPPTHVKENTKENASTKPNNHNTNHHNKKINQSIEIQDFHESWLRDIESYKNQVRIQQMLSTHNHAHTPEGCASQLSLTAAATNKRRITSQQNGHNHNAAGYEGRPREETTTITLNQSTSNAMRHNNNNNMPQNQNQNLNQNQNQNQNPSHNHQHQESTGSTAKIIVNSFHASSLLNSNKIPDLAATRLQSSQQSGNQLPQSYNNNSTSSASSALGVRLTTHQKQKTNKLLGPPKEDEDGVERLKLILSRPLRLTVSEESKGDSPPPDDDACSHPDVDDDDINSIDDIGDIDDLNVFEEDSDDDEEAYSGGCPFVLDSDSDIQFMSEAVTVTIPNPDSILTPSLFPNVAPYITFSSHVEKGPNVPSALHKILKWRLSPVMPRIVRRVIFNSGFRLIKKTTDWIAVWEKHMRSPGFKTIRSHQKFNHMPGSFRIGRKDSMWRNLRTFMTKHGKSEFGFMQKTYILPDEIAALKKVWPRSSAHSTKWIVKPPASARGAGISVVNKWSQIPKDKSVVVQKYIEKPLLINENKFDLRLYVLVTSINPLRIYIYKNGLARFASVKYSSELSSLNDRCMHLTNYSINKLSENYAKNEDINACQGHKWTLQSLWSYLEKREVDTKRLWATLRNLAIKSLISGEGCLNRMYRQNVNSRYNCYELFGFDVLLDENLVPWLLEINISPSLHSELPLDLHVKGPLIRGVLNTALYQVPPKLSVRQQAEILNELKMTGPLCYDRHLFTPILSPEETKKHNFFTSRLIEIREDYLDSILENLTPDDVRCLVISEDERNRCEPLERIFPTADSYKFLAYIENPRYYNRLLDAWETKYVDDRDTGIELLQKLCSEGYHLKVPAAALIEEPKIDLTDIDLMYMKPEEIAKRRDSVHTLNIKQSDDTTTTSNKDGESKNAISFRGSSVPPSNCSAEVVENGNVHKNNSRPIAVGSN
- the LOC129951197 gene encoding tubulin monoglutamylase TTLL4 isoform X1, with protein sequence MAPISEKRLPPTHVKENTKENASTKPNNHNTNHHNKKINQSIEIQDFHESWLRDIESYKNQVRIQQMLSTHNHAHTPEGCASQLSLTAAATNKRRITSQQNGHNHNAAGYEGLNLKRPREETTTITLNQSTSNAMRHNNNNNMPQNQNQNLNQNQNQNQNPSHNHQHQESTGSTAKIIVNSFHASSLLNSNKIPDLAATRLQSSQQSGNQLPQSYNNNSTSSASSALGVRLTTHQKQKTNKLLGPPKEDEDGVERLKLILSRPLRLTVSEESKGDSPPPDDDACSHPDVDDDDINSIDDIGDIDDLNVFEEDSDDDEEAYSGGCPFVLDSDSDIQFMSEAVTVTIPNPDSILTPSLFPNVAPYITFSSHVEKGPNVPSALHKILKWRLSPVMPRIVRRVIFNSGFRLIKKTTDWIAVWEKHMRSPGFKTIRSHQKFNHMPGSFRIGRKDSMWRNLRTFMTKHGKSEFGFMQKTYILPDEIAALKKVWPRSSAHSTKWIVKPPASARGAGISVVNKWSQIPKDKSVVVQKYIEKPLLINENKFDLRLYVLVTSINPLRIYIYKNGLARFASVKYSSELSSLNDRCMHLTNYSINKLSENYAKNEDINACQGHKWTLQSLWSYLEKREVDTKRLWATLRNLAIKSLISGEGCLNRMYRQNVNSRYNCYELFGFDVLLDENLVPWLLEINISPSLHSELPLDLHVKGPLIRGVLNTALYQVPPKLSVRQQAEILNELKMTGPLCYDRHLFTPILSPEETKKHNFFTSRLIEIREDYLDSILENLTPDDVRCLVISEDERNRCEPLERIFPTADSYKFLAYIENPRYYNRLLDAWETKYVDDRDTGIELLQKLCSEGYHLKVPAAALIEEPKIDLTDIDLMYMKPEEIAKRRDSVHTLNIKQSDDTTTTSNKDGESKNAISFRGSSVPPSNCSAEVVENGNVHKNNSRPIAVGSN
- the LOC129951197 gene encoding tubulin monoglutamylase TTLL4 isoform X3, whose amino-acid sequence is MRHNNNNNMPQNQNQNLNQNQNQNQNPSHNHQHQESTGSTAKIIVNSFHASSLLNSNKIPDLAATRLQSSQQSGNQLPQSYNNNSTSSASSALGVRLTTHQKQKTNKLLGPPKEDEDGVERLKLILSRPLRLTVSEESKGDSPPPDDDACSHPDVDDDDINSIDDIGDIDDLNVFEEDSDDDEEAYSGGCPFVLDSDSDIQFMSEAVTVTIPNPDSILTPSLFPNVAPYITFSSHVEKGPNVPSALHKILKWRLSPVMPRIVRRVIFNSGFRLIKKTTDWIAVWEKHMRSPGFKTIRSHQKFNHMPGSFRIGRKDSMWRNLRTFMTKHGKSEFGFMQKTYILPDEIAALKKVWPRSSAHSTKWIVKPPASARGAGISVVNKWSQIPKDKSVVVQKYIEKPLLINENKFDLRLYVLVTSINPLRIYIYKNGLARFASVKYSSELSSLNDRCMHLTNYSINKLSENYAKNEDINACQGHKWTLQSLWSYLEKREVDTKRLWATLRNLAIKSLISGEGCLNRMYRQNVNSRYNCYELFGFDVLLDENLVPWLLEINISPSLHSELPLDLHVKGPLIRGVLNTALYQVPPKLSVRQQAEILNELKMTGPLCYDRHLFTPILSPEETKKHNFFTSRLIEIREDYLDSILENLTPDDVRCLVISEDERNRCEPLERIFPTADSYKFLAYIENPRYYNRLLDAWETKYVDDRDTGIELLQKLCSEGYHLKVPAAALIEEPKIDLTDIDLMYMKPEEIAKRRDSVHTLNIKQSDDTTTTSNKDGESKNAISFRGSSVPPSNCSAEVVENGNVHKNNSRPIAVGSN
- the LOC129951198 gene encoding cysteine-rich PDZ-binding protein, whose translation is MVCEKCEAKLSKIITPDPWKAGARNTTKPGGRKVNENKALTSAREKASPMSRSLAPCRICRQKVYQAGSHYCQSCAYKKGICAMCGKKLMDTKMYKQSSV